One stretch of Tenacibaculum sp. MAR_2010_89 DNA includes these proteins:
- a CDS encoding DUF3108 domain-containing protein, whose amino-acid sequence MKINKLLIVLLCLAINVSSQERPVAFKGGEWLRYKMSYSGFLRAGTAVLELKDEKLKNRNVIHATGRGWTTGMISWFFEVKDKYESYFTADEVKPYLFKRDINEGGFKKKRNVSFNYENNTAYVQDFTKQKDSVISIKSPQDMISTFYFLRSYDTQKMKKGEEINVDMFFDDKSYPFKLRFLGYETLKTKFGKVKTQKFRPLVQAGRVFKAQESVTVWITADDNKVPIKMKASLAVGSLRAELEAYRGLANPFEIIVD is encoded by the coding sequence ATGAAAATAAATAAACTATTAATAGTATTGCTTTGTTTAGCAATAAATGTTTCATCTCAAGAAAGACCTGTGGCTTTTAAAGGAGGAGAATGGTTGCGTTATAAAATGAGTTACAGTGGTTTTTTAAGAGCTGGAACTGCCGTGTTAGAATTAAAAGATGAAAAGTTAAAAAATAGAAATGTAATTCATGCAACAGGAAGAGGTTGGACTACTGGTATGATAAGTTGGTTTTTTGAAGTGAAAGATAAGTATGAAAGCTATTTTACAGCTGATGAGGTAAAGCCATATTTATTTAAAAGGGATATTAATGAAGGAGGTTTTAAGAAAAAAAGAAATGTGTCTTTTAACTATGAAAATAATACAGCTTATGTACAAGATTTTACAAAGCAAAAAGATAGTGTTATTTCAATAAAGAGTCCTCAAGATATGATATCTACTTTTTATTTTTTAAGAAGTTATGATACTCAGAAAATGAAAAAGGGAGAAGAGATTAATGTAGATATGTTTTTTGATGATAAAAGTTACCCTTTTAAACTTCGTTTTTTAGGTTATGAAACTTTAAAAACAAAATTCGGAAAGGTTAAAACTCAGAAATTTAGACCTTTAGTTCAGGCTGGTAGGGTTTTTAAGGCACAAGAAAGTGTTACGGTTTGGATAACTGCAGATGATAATAAAGTGCCAATTAAAATGAAAGCATCACTAGCTGTTGGGTCGTTACGAGCAGAATTAGAAGCATACAGAGGATTGGCTAATCCTTTCGAAATAATAGTAGATTAA
- a CDS encoding tryptophan 2,3-dioxygenase family protein, producing the protein MSKDDILKALEEKYEKLGVPLNTMLEGLLHSTPITYWDYIQTDALLGLQIPRTTEKDEMVFIMYHQVNELLFKMILWEIDQISLSKKVITAEKFSKHLMRVSRYFDMLCSSFSVMGEGMDVDQYLKFRNTLAPASGFQSAQYRKIEFASTELINLIDVRYRDTIDRDSSFKNAFEHLYWQAAGKNHQTGEKTILIKLFEKKYMGEFIEFMEDYNDCNLSKKFKELPEDVQKNEELVKAMRHYDYTVNVKWVMAHYNAAGKYLGGGEKDLEATGGSNWRKYMHPKYQRRIFFPYLWSEEELKNWGTF; encoded by the coding sequence ATGAGTAAAGACGATATATTAAAAGCATTAGAAGAGAAGTATGAAAAATTAGGTGTACCTTTAAATACTATGTTAGAAGGATTGTTGCATAGTACACCTATTACATACTGGGATTATATCCAAACTGATGCTTTGTTAGGTTTACAAATTCCTAGAACAACAGAAAAAGATGAGATGGTTTTTATCATGTATCATCAAGTAAATGAACTGTTGTTTAAAATGATATTATGGGAAATTGATCAAATTTCACTTTCAAAAAAAGTAATAACAGCAGAAAAATTTTCAAAACACTTAATGAGGGTAAGCAGGTATTTTGATATGCTGTGCAGTTCATTTAGTGTAATGGGAGAAGGAATGGATGTTGATCAGTATTTAAAGTTTAGAAATACTTTGGCACCAGCTAGTGGGTTTCAAAGTGCGCAATATCGTAAAATAGAGTTTGCTTCAACAGAGTTAATTAACTTGATTGATGTTAGATATAGAGATACAATTGATCGAGATTCATCTTTTAAAAATGCGTTTGAGCATTTGTATTGGCAAGCGGCTGGTAAAAATCATCAAACAGGAGAGAAAACAATACTTATAAAGCTTTTCGAGAAAAAATATATGGGAGAGTTTATTGAGTTTATGGAAGATTACAATGACTGTAATTTGTCTAAAAAATTCAAAGAATTACCTGAGGATGTTCAAAAGAATGAAGAATTAGTAAAAGCTATGCGTCATTATGATTATACTGTAAATGTAAAATGGGTAATGGCACATTATAATGCTGCAGGAAAATATTTAGGTGGTGGAGAAAAAGATTTAGAAGCAACAGGAGGAAGTAATTGGCGCAAATATATGCATCCAAAATACCAGCGTAGAATATTTTTTCCTTATTTATGGAGTGAAGAAGAATTGAAAAATTGGGGAACCTTTTAA
- the hppD gene encoding 4-hydroxyphenylpyruvate dioxygenase yields MSKKEVKSVNYGLEKIFEGAQDFLPLLGTDYVEFYVGNAKQAAHFYKTAFGFQSLAYKGLETGSTDSVSYVLVQDKIRLVLTTPLNSKSPINDHIVKHGDGVKIVALWVDDARSAYEETTKRGAKSYMEPTVETDEHGEVVRAGIYTYGETVHMFVERKNYKGTFMPGFKKWESDYNPTPVGLKYIDHMVGNVGWNQMDVWVKWYEEVMGFENFLSFDDKQIHTEYSALMSKVMSNGNGRIKFPINEPAKAAKRSQIEEYLDFYEGAGVQHIAVATDDIISTVSQLKARGVEFLPPPPQAYYDDIPNRLGEHRDMMKEDIGELQKLSIMIDADEEGYLLQIFTKPVEDRPTLFFEIIQRMGARGFGAGNFKALFESIEREQAKRGTL; encoded by the coding sequence ATGAGTAAAAAAGAAGTAAAATCAGTAAACTACGGTTTAGAAAAAATATTTGAAGGAGCACAAGATTTCCTTCCATTGTTAGGAACAGATTATGTAGAGTTTTATGTTGGTAATGCAAAACAAGCAGCACACTTTTATAAAACGGCATTCGGTTTTCAATCATTAGCCTACAAAGGTTTAGAAACAGGTTCTACTGATTCAGTAAGCTATGTATTAGTTCAAGATAAAATACGTTTAGTTTTAACAACTCCTTTAAACAGTAAATCACCTATTAATGATCATATTGTGAAGCATGGTGATGGTGTAAAAATAGTAGCTCTTTGGGTAGATGATGCAAGAAGCGCATATGAAGAAACAACCAAGCGTGGGGCGAAGTCTTATATGGAGCCAACTGTTGAAACAGATGAGCATGGTGAAGTTGTTAGAGCTGGAATTTATACTTATGGAGAAACGGTTCATATGTTTGTTGAGCGTAAAAATTATAAAGGTACGTTTATGCCAGGATTCAAAAAGTGGGAATCTGACTATAACCCAACGCCAGTAGGATTAAAATATATTGATCATATGGTTGGAAATGTAGGGTGGAACCAAATGGATGTTTGGGTTAAATGGTATGAAGAAGTAATGGGGTTTGAAAACTTTTTGTCTTTTGATGACAAACAAATTCATACTGAATACTCAGCTTTAATGAGTAAAGTGATGTCTAATGGAAACGGACGTATTAAGTTTCCTATTAATGAACCAGCTAAAGCAGCGAAAAGATCTCAAATTGAAGAATATTTAGACTTCTATGAAGGAGCAGGAGTGCAACATATTGCAGTAGCTACTGATGATATAATCTCTACTGTAAGTCAATTAAAAGCAAGAGGAGTTGAGTTTTTACCACCACCACCACAAGCATATTATGATGATATTCCTAATAGATTAGGAGAGCATAGAGATATGATGAAAGAAGATATTGGTGAGTTACAAAAGCTATCAATAATGATTGATGCTGATGAAGAAGGATATTTATTACAAATTTTTACAAAACCAGTTGAAGATAGACCTACGTTGTTTTTTGAAATAATTCAAAGAATGGGAGCAAGAGGTTTTGGAGCAGGTAATTTTAAAGCGTTGTTTGAATCTATAGAAAGAGAACAAGCAAAAAGAGGAACGCTCTAA
- a CDS encoding peptidoglycan DD-metalloendopeptidase family protein, with protein sequence MRKITILLVLFTFLFSCKKEEKREIIETKVIEKPKPVLLYGFNLDNYNVVHDTIKNGDSFGLILDRHHVMYPKINKIATTIKETFDVRRVRSGKPYTILTSKDSIKKAQVFIYKHNKVNATIINFKDSVISAYKHKKKVKIVEKEIAGEIYSNLSVTMDSLGLTPTLTNTVADIYAWTLDFYRLQKGDKFKLIYEEKFINDTVFVGYGEVKAGLFNHKGEDLYAYKFVADSIKNIAEFYDEKGNMLRSTFLKSPIKFQYRISSRYNLRRKIALYGRVRAHRGTDFAAPYGTPIMSTASGTVVESARRGGNGNYVKVKHNSTYSTQYLHMKRRKVRVGDYVKQGDIIGLVGMTGNTSGPHVCYRFWKNGRQVDPFREKLPSAKPLKDSIKPRYFNFIEPLKKQLDSIPFFKKTTAIFVEKETLATK encoded by the coding sequence TTGAGAAAAATCACCATTTTACTAGTGTTATTTACTTTTTTATTCTCTTGTAAAAAAGAAGAAAAAAGAGAGATAATTGAGACTAAGGTAATTGAAAAACCAAAACCAGTGCTTTTGTATGGGTTTAATTTAGATAATTATAATGTTGTACATGATACAATAAAAAATGGAGATAGTTTTGGACTTATTTTAGATAGACATCATGTAATGTATCCTAAAATAAATAAAATAGCCACTACAATTAAAGAAACTTTTGATGTAAGAAGAGTTAGATCTGGAAAACCATATACAATATTGACATCAAAAGATTCAATTAAAAAAGCTCAGGTATTTATTTATAAACATAATAAAGTCAATGCAACAATTATAAATTTTAAAGATTCTGTAATTTCTGCATATAAGCATAAAAAGAAAGTTAAAATTGTAGAAAAAGAAATAGCAGGAGAAATTTATTCTAATTTATCTGTTACTATGGATAGTTTAGGGTTAACACCTACATTGACTAACACAGTAGCAGATATCTATGCATGGACATTAGATTTTTATAGATTGCAAAAAGGTGATAAATTTAAACTTATTTATGAAGAGAAATTTATTAATGATACTGTTTTTGTTGGGTATGGAGAAGTAAAAGCTGGCTTGTTTAATCATAAAGGGGAAGATTTATATGCTTATAAGTTTGTAGCTGACTCTATAAAGAATATAGCTGAATTTTACGATGAGAAAGGAAATATGTTAAGGAGTACTTTTCTAAAATCACCTATAAAGTTTCAGTATAGAATATCTTCACGTTATAATTTAAGAAGAAAGATAGCTTTATATGGTAGAGTTAGAGCGCACCGAGGAACTGATTTTGCTGCTCCTTATGGAACTCCAATAATGTCAACTGCGAGTGGAACAGTTGTGGAATCAGCTAGAAGAGGAGGTAATGGTAATTATGTTAAAGTGAAACATAATAGCACATATAGTACTCAGTATTTGCATATGAAAAGAAGAAAGGTGAGAGTCGGAGATTATGTGAAGCAAGGAGATATTATAGGTTTAGTAGGTATGACAGGTAATACCAGTGGACCTCATGTATGTTATCGTTTTTGGAAAAACGGTAGACAAGTAGATCCATTTCGTGAAAAATTACCTTCAGCTAAGCCATTAAAAGATAGCATTAAGCCAAGATATTTTAATTTTATAGAACCTTTAAAAAAACAATTAGATAGCATTCCTTTTTTTAAAAAAACTACAGCTATTTTTGTTGAAAAAGAAACATTAGCTACCAAGTAA